atttacattttgacattattatattttagtttcattggtttgaaaaaaatataaatatatttagggTTATGTAGTcttgtcttttgtctttttttaattagtttaactgtttttttcttttcttctgtcATCATCCATTTTAAAGATCAAGTGGTGGCGGAGTTTGAGTCACTCAAGAAAAACGTTTTTGTAAGTAGTCTATCTGCTCATTTCTGGttctgaaaatataaaaaatgatgaagcccaaaaaatcattttgtatGAGACGGAATAAGACTAACTCGGGGGCAAAAACCGGTCGGTCAATAGGATTAGTGATCATGTCTaccaaattaaaaattattttattatattatattatatttattatttgtttattttaaatatgtctcTTATTCTTTAGTTTTAAACATGTCTTtattgaaatacataaattctaataaattttacatttttgttggtTTATCTACAATACATTAAACAACTGGTAAAAACCAATATGTTAATTAACCTAATAGACAgaagagtttaaaatttaatcatttaactgtcaacaaaaaaaattaactgattagtattgtttttgtatttgttaATGTACACttacaatatatacaaaatttgatatataagtTGATGTAAAATATACGTGTacttatatttagtttattttttaataatttgatatacatatatatatatatatatatatgttaatagtGATATATGATTAACCCGGTAAAAATCAGTATGTTAATTAACCTAATGaaccaataaatttaaataaattaattaccaataaatgttttatttgattagtattaatgctttatttttgtatttgttaaTGTACACttacaattaattttgattatatatatatatatatatatagaaaatatgttatataaattgatGTAGAATATACATGTacttatatttagtttatttttaacaaattgatatatatatatatattaacagtgatatatgagttattagttattaatatattttaaaatttttgctaaacatagtttattttaaatgatgatataaaaattattagtcattactatatttagaaaattttaccAAGAAATAGAaatctttataaagaaaagtatatataaaacaatcaaacaagcaaatGAATTAACAATGTTTTCTATCAAAGTTTTACTCGCAACCcgaataattaataaaataatattatagctAAAATCAatgaaactaaaagaaaaataaaacaaatcttaactgtaaataaataataataataaactaatttatatggTTCTTAGGTATAACCAACAAACcacattttctattttcttctgGTTTAACTCGGTTCGGTTTTACTAGATTTGACAtccacattttaaattttgcaaaaatTACTTGAAATACATTATGTTGAATAtcacttttcaaaaatacattcaattaatatttgaattcagtgattattgtttaggaTTTGGTATCAAATTAGAATTTCtccatttatttaatatatgtgaCCAAATAACactatttatttgtataaatagCCAATTTACCATTTTGACCCCAAGTTTAGACTCCTCGTTCCAAGACATCTCACACAAAAAGGTTTGAAAAGTAGACGAAGAAATGTATTTGATTTTACAAAGATGTTAGATGGTTGTACAGCTCTGTCTCAGTCACACCACTAAATAAAGTTacatcacaaaaataaaatacatatactaATCTTCTTTTTTACACAGATCGCCTTTACCCTTCTCAGTTTCTCTTCACCATCTCAGTTATCATATAACCAAAGAACTTATCTCTATTGCTTCTTTTCGGCGGGAACATTTATCATTACTTAAAACAAACCCTCTGATCCGCTTAGAATTGTTGCATATCTACTCTCAGTACAGAGCTTCCCATGGTGCTCCGATTAAGTTAAGTGCAGTTGCTGCGATATGAGATGGCATGAGTCCAGCTTCAGCCATTTGGTCAGCTGGTGAGCCGTGGTCGATGTACCGATCAGGCAACACCATTGGTCTCCACTGATACATTGCCAAAATTACAAAACCATTAGAGATAAGAAGACAAAAGCAAAACTTATTaggaatatatgtaaaaaaaaagtttaataaacctTGAGCTTCCCATCGAGAAGACCATCAAGAGCAAGAAACTGAACAACGTGGGATCCAAACCCGCCAATGGAACCTTCTTCAACCGTGATCAGTACCTCGTGCGACTTAGCTAAGCTGCGAATAAGAGCACGGTCCAACGGCTTGCAGAAACGTGCATCTGCCACGGTTATGTTTAGGCCACGTTCTTGGAGCATCGCTGCTGCTCCTAAACAGCTCTGAACCGCTGAGCCATAACCCAACAACGCAACCCTCTCTCCTTCTTTTAAGATCCTACCTTTCCCAACCTCAAGTGGAACACCTTTGTTTCCTGGAGGTAATGCCACCCCAATACCGTTACCTCTAGGGTAACGGAAACAAGAAGGACGGTCATCAATAGCAGAAGCGGTTGCAACCATGTGAAAGAGCTCAGCTTCATCTGATGGAGCCATTACTATCATATTGGGAAGACAAGCCATAAACGTAACATCAAAAGCTCCACAATGTGTTGGACCATCAGCTCCCACAAGTCCAGCTCTATCCATTGCAAATCTCACCGGTAGTTTCTGCAAATCAACATCATGTACAACCTAGAGAAAAAGCACACCACATACTCTTATTAGTCTTTTCACAAATGTTTCATTTGAAAGTTTTGTAATGATGATCAAATAATGTTGTGAACTTCCTTTTTATGGTATCCCGGATCTATGGAAGGACCTAGACTAATCAGAATGTTGTGAACTTGCCTGGTCATAAGCACGCTGCATGAAAGAAGAATAGATTGCACAGAAGGGCTTAAGACCTTCACATGCTAAACCAGCAGCAAAAGTAACAGCATGTTGCTCCGCTATTCCCACATCGAAACATCTTGTCGGGAAGCGACGTTGGAAGAGGTTTAAGCCAGTCCCACCTCCCATAGCTGCATGAATCGCAACCACGTCCTTGTCTACCTCTGCTTCCGCAACCAAAGCCTCAGCAAAGTAAGTTGTGTAAGACTGAGTCTTGTTACTACTTTTGAACTGTTTACCCGTAGCTGGATCGAATTTCACAACACCTGaaagtaaaaaaagaattaatataAGTATCACACTTCCTTAAGAACTAAAGGAAAAAAATTTATCCACTCAAGTCCATTTACCATGGTACTTATCATCAGCTCTCTCTGCGTAAGGATAGCCACGACCCTTTTCTGTTACGACATGAATAAGTACAGGTCCTGTGGTTCTGGCACTCTTAACTTCTTTAAGAATGGCTACCATATCATCTATGTTGTGCCCATCAACTGGACCAATATAGTACAGACCAAGTTCTTCAAACAGTGTTGAACCAGTCCCGCTTATCATTCCTCGAGCATACTCATCAACCTTAGCAGCCAATTGGTGCATTGGCCCGCCTATTTGCTTTGTCACACCCTATACACAACAATAACAGCTAAAATCTTTATCCACTtcataaaagaaatagaatatatatatatatatatacttgccTTTGCGACTTCTCTCAACTCTCTGAGAGCTGGGTTTGACTGCAACCGACTAAGAGCACTGCTCAAGGCTCCAACAGGTGGACTAGGTCCATCCAAAGTAGCAGTAGGTAATGAGACTTGCTTGTTGTCATTGAGAATGACAATCATATCAGAGTCTAGATATCCAGCGTTGTTCATAGCTTCATAAGCTTGCCCTGCTGTCATAGCACCATCACCAATCACAGCAACCACATTGTTGCTCTTCCCTTTCAAATCCCTTCCTACAGCCATTCCTGTAAGTAAAGGCCAAACGTTCTGATTCAGACTTGTTTCCTTGTTTACCACAACACAAGGTAAAGACACACCAAAGGGATTTTACTTACCTAAGCCAGCAGATATTGTGGTTGAGCTATGTCCGGTACCAAAGCAATCGTGTTCGCTCTCTCCTCGCTTGGTGAAACCGGAGAGACCATTGGTTTGCCTCATTGTCGGCATCTTTCCTCTTCTACCGGTAAGAATCTTGTGAGGATAAGACTGATGACCAACATCCCAAAGAATCTTGTCCTGTGGAGTGTTGAAAATGTAGTGAAGAGCCACAGTGAGCTCTACAACACCAAGACTTGACCCCAAATGTCCACCGGTTTTTGAAACGTTGAAGATCACATCTGATCTCAGCTCATCAGAGAGTTGTTTCAGCTCCTGCCAATGAGTTAACCATCAATAATGAAGCTAAAAAACAAATAGGTTGATTCAATTCTTTTGTTACCTTGATGGAAAGATTTTTCATGTGGATTGGGTAATTGATTGTGTCAAGCAATGGAGTTGGTGGTCTATTTGAGTAATATTCTCCCTTCTCTACAAGTGAAGCATTCACTTTTACCTTTCTGTTTGACTGTACACACAAACCAAAATCAACAACAAGATGAGAACAAAAACTACCACCAAAGAGGCAAAGTCACTGGTCTATTTTCACAGCAGGTTCAATAAACTAACATAGAAAAAGGGTCGAACATGTTTGACTTCTGTCAAAAATGAAGTAAACCCATTATTTAATTCAAGATTTAGCCAAATGGGTTACTACAAAAATCACAACAAAAAGGCTAAAATTGACCTTATAATCCAACAAAGTTCTAGAATCATATATCCATGGATGACAagagacgagagagagagaagtgaaTCTTACATGGGAATTGTTGGGTCTGCGACATGGTGATGGAAGATCTGTAGCCAAAGATCTAGAAGAAGACAGAGAAGTTTGTTTACAAGAATCTGTTAAAACACCTTTGGCTATTATGTAAGAAGGAAAAGCAAATGCAGACAGAGCCATAGAGAAAGGGATAGACTTTAAAAACTTGGGTAAGAAAAATGTAAGTTAGATCAGATGATTTATGAGGAACAAAGAGAATCTAATTAGGAAAACTGAGGTTATCAAGAACAGTGAAAAATCAATAAGTGTACTTTTAGAATCCACTAAAAATGAGAAGTGATGATAAcatgtggtggtggtggtgacagTGGTGGAGagttgaagaagagaaaagatgGAGACTTTTTGTAATAAAACGACAAGAAAGCTAACTTCATGGACTATGAATTTTCCAAGtaatggtgtttggtatttaTAACAGTGAGATGGTGCGTGATCCGCAGAGACGTTGAGGTTTTGGTTGGTCCACGTCAACCAAGAAATCCTACTTTTAGATAGATATTGATAATTCATTATAGTGTGTATATATTACTacctattttgttttattttcttttatatgctttttttaataaaaaagtgaaaataatGGTTGCTTCATTCATGGAATGTTTTTCTTACAACTAATGTGCCAAAGATTAGAAAGATTATTGTTATATAAGGAAATATCTTAGCCAAATAAAACTCGTCTAAATAACAAGAACATATTGGACCCGTTTATTTTccattctaaaatatttttttaaatattttttaattcaactctatttttcattctatgataaaataattatgaaattattttaaaaatatagtgatGCATTTGTGTTTTTGCTTTgatgaaaaatagaataatatattAGAGATACTCTAAAATAAATGGTTATTCTAGTCATCGTTAGTGTATACATGATTTTAGTAtttacaattttcaaaaaataaaaaattacatttaaaagTATCTTAAAATACACATAGCataattcaatttaaaaaattaggTTTATTAAAGAACTAACATATTTGTATCATGTGATgtcaatacaaaataataattacactagtattttttttcaaagctACCGAtagtatatatatcataatttaataaaatattatatttaataaataactaatatatatatatatatatatatatatatgttttatgtgATGTCATTACAATATAATATTGCTAAACGAATAACACCGAAACATTATTAAtgttgttttattaaaatttcaataaatcGATGTGCTGGGTCGTGTTTTAGAATTAGGCTCACATTAATATATAGCATAATTGAATAAGATatattagatttacaaataactaacatgtgttttattttatgcgatgtcttacaaaataatattttttccgTTTCTGAATAAGTGTTATTTTGACATCTTTTACATAgactaagaaaataacaaaaatatatgtaaattattattaattacatcgttctgaccaatagtatttgagataaataaaattatttataaaatcaatataatttgcaattaattttcagctAAAATTAAGTATAGTTTGCATTAGAACTGTAAAGTGATATTTTTtgtgtaataaaaaaaactagaatgacacttattatgaGACAGAGGGAGTATAAGCTAAAACGAATAAACACTACAACATTATTAGTCCTGTAgatcaaattttaatatatcaaTGTGTTGGATCGTGTTAAATCGCATGAGGCGTATCATATTAAATCTACGTAGGCACGTTTAATTCGAAAAACATTATAGTATTTAACGCGGCCGAACCACCGTTTACATATCATTAAGAATGTCAATAACTGGTGGGGGGGGAATAAGTGTACCAACTCTCTTGAAAGTACATGTTGGAGGAGACGTGAGAGAAAATAAGGGCAAGATTCAACTGATTAGTCTAGCAAAGGTCCAAACCTCGCCTCGAAGACATGTAATCCTACAAAATTCTTTTCTGAGCATTCAGCTAAAGTAGGATTGGACACATATATTTAGGGCCTCACTAGGATTGGACACAGATATTCAGGGATTGACCGGTGTAACCGCAGAATTTATGGAAGTTTGTGAATATGGATGATTGTGGTTTTAACggttttttagaaatttttacaACTAGTACATTGGTTATAAATTGGTACGTTTGTGAGATTTTTATGACtagttaactaccaaatgcaacaatgattaaataataagttaaatatttacattttatataattaaaaaagtaataaaatcataatattataatatatataaattacattTATAGAATCatactattaaatttttaaaaattatcgaaaatattttttaaaaaaattataatataaattaaaatataatatgtatacattttacaatttatattatttcaatttatttttttattgaatatttttttgaagaaaaaaattaccCTCTCATAACCGCAAACACTAACTGAAAccagattttgattttaataggTTCGGAACGGTTTGAAGTGAGTTGTAACGTTTTTCTGAATGTTTCAAAACaccaacaaccgctaccaaccgcaaaagttATGTTTGCGGATGGTAGCGGGTAAACCAGTCATGCCTTTACTcctgttataaatatttatcacTCGTTTTATATTATTGGTTTTGTATTCGTTACTCGGtatgtatctattttaatttttcaaattattcatCGTTACTAAATATGATATTAAATGTtagaattttgaattttcatacttgaaaatacaaaacaaataatAGATAATGTACAAAATTTGACTATCTGATTTGATATTACTTTTTACTTACAACTATTGAGActgaaaaaatgtatattatataataagagtaacatatattttcaaaagCTTAACCTAGCCAAAGAAAAATTGTTGTAAAAAGTAGACCGTACTTTGAtactaattattttgtttagagTAATTTTCGTGTaagataaacaaaacaaaatcacatgTCTACCtctattagattttttttagaaaataattcataattCACAAATGCTCGTACATAATTCATAAAAAGTgattgttattaaaaaaaacctaataaaatctatattattattttcttgtcaaaatacaaataatatatatatatatatatttatgtttcaatTACAAAGTAAGTCTCCCCTCAATCGTCTTGTCTTACTAGTTTCAGTGGATTGCTTGTGATTTCTGTAAATAGTTTATCATTATAGACTTTTTAGAGATACCATATTATTCATAGATAGGGATAGTTTCAGTGGATTGCTTGTGGTATTGAGCTTACTGCAGGAAGGGCCTCACGTGGATCTACGAGAGAATAAAGACATCCTTCAcctgaagattttttttatatttccacctgaaaagaaaaaccaaaagaaaaagcgACGGTGATGACTCGACTTTGATCTTAGCCGACAACCTATTGAGCTCTGGTGATGATGGTTCGATATTCGACGAAGCTTCCAATCTCTCATACGTCTTCGACCTGCActatagcttctttgagttgcAAATGAATTTTCACTGTTCATCAAAGAAACGGATGGAGCACCGATGATGTGTTCTTCAGCGACGGTGTTTCCACGCTCTCCTTTTTTTCTggagcttctcttcttctttcgaCATTTTATGCGTATGCAGGTCCGTAGGTTTGTGCAGTTAATGAAAGAATCCCGTCCCGCGAACCAAGCCGCTAAGGCTCATACATTTTGTGGGATGGTTTGGTCAGTCTTTCCGGAGATCGTGAGTTGTACGGGACAGACCCACTAAGACCCGCTCAAAAACAAACTCGCATCGGAGCGAGATGGGACGAGAAGACCCAATTGCCATCACTATATAAAGATCATTACCATTTCTAAATCTTTAATTCATTTTTCCTTCGGAACAAATAATCCAAATTTGAATATACATTGATTATTCAAAAAATGTTTGGGCTTGATAGAATTTAAAAGAGAGCTCATAGTTATAGGACATATATACATTCAAAAATTACATGATTGATAGATTCATCAAGTCTTTCACATCTAGAACAATGATTGTCACATCACATATAACAATATGTTTAGATTCTTTGTAACCGCTAAATATCATGCGACCATTTACCGTAGTAGATGTTGAATCTTTCTGGGACATTGATTCTCCATATAAAGGCTTCAAACTTTATAATATTGGGTTGTGTTACCATATTTTGAGGTTTACATCCGATAACATTCTTGCAACCcaataacaatatatattatactttttgtGTAGCTCTAACAAAATTTGTCATTTCTATTGGATTGGGTATCAGCCAAACTCGAAATGGTTTATACTGTTATGGTTAACCACAGTGTTATAGCAGTTATACATATGCATACTCTTAAGCAGGGGCGGATCTAGCCACTCATTTAGTATGGGGCATGCAATGTAGAAAATGCTCAGATGAAGGGTATCTACTAGGCTtgggacttttatccgagatccggattcgatccgagattcgatccggatccgattcgaaaatccggatatccggagggaccgaatccggatagtaaaatgttggatccgtcaaagccggatccggatatcttgatttcttagtccggatatccggatccgtaaattttattaataattattttaaaatagtaatatctatatataaaaactaattttatttaatatattttcatttttataatagtatatgtaaattttgtaatattatacatagaaataattaaaaacattatatattttttatttttaaattattgctaatattttatatgtattaatattattattttatttattttaatcatccAAATCCGGATCTGGATATCTGCcgt
The Brassica napus cultivar Da-Ae chromosome A1, Da-Ae, whole genome shotgun sequence DNA segment above includes these coding regions:
- the LOC106352545 gene encoding 1-deoxy-D-xylulose-5-phosphate synthase, chloroplastic-like — encoded protein: MALSAFAFPSYIIAKGVLTDSCKQTSLSSSRSLATDLPSPCRRPNNSHSNRKVKVNASLVEKGEYYSNRPPTPLLDTINYPIHMKNLSIKELKQLSDELRSDVIFNVSKTGGHLGSSLGVVELTVALHYIFNTPQDKILWDVGHQSYPHKILTGRRGKMPTMRQTNGLSGFTKRGESEHDCFGTGHSSTTISAGLGMAVGRDLKGKSNNVVAVIGDGAMTAGQAYEAMNNAGYLDSDMIVILNDNKQVSLPTATLDGPSPPVGALSSALSRLQSNPALRELREVAKGVTKQIGGPMHQLAAKVDEYARGMISGTGSTLFEELGLYYIGPVDGHNIDDMVAILKEVKSARTTGPVLIHVVTEKGRGYPYAERADDKYHGVVKFDPATGKQFKSSNKTQSYTTYFAEALVAEAEVDKDVVAIHAAMGGGTGLNLFQRRFPTRCFDVGIAEQHAVTFAAGLACEGLKPFCAIYSSFMQRAYDQVVHDVDLQKLPVRFAMDRAGLVGADGPTHCGAFDVTFMACLPNMIVMAPSDEAELFHMVATASAIDDRPSCFRYPRGNGIGVALPPGNKGVPLEVGKGRILKEGERVALLGYGSAVQSCLGAAAMLQERGLNITVADARFCKPLDRALIRSLAKSHEVLITVEEGSIGGFGSHVVQFLALDGLLDGKLKWRPMVLPDRYIDHGSPADQMAEAGLMPSHIAATALNLIGAPWEALY